The genomic interval ACCCAATGATTAGCAGGCTCCTGCCTGCCGATCTGCTGACAATTTCCAGACCACGCTGATTTTCGCGAGGCAGAGCCTCCGTGGCAGTGCGTTCCCAGGCGTGAGTCTGGGAACGAGCGTTCTGCGGGGTGGCGATCAGCGAGAAGTGTCCCTTTTTCGCCTTGACGATGCCCTCGTTATCCTTGTCGCACCGAAATCGGCGGGTGTCATCGGGCGGCTTCACGCAGTTTCTCGGGCGTGCCGTTCCACTCTGGCAGCAGGCCTCCGTTGCTTGATCGCACCAGTTCTCGCATCTCGGACAGGAGATCTTTTGCCTGACGGGCATCTAGATAATTACCCGCAACGGGCGTGGACTCTGCTAGCTTGCTCGACGCTTTCTCATCGCCCACGACATCAGGAGTCGTTGAGTAGACCGCTCCGGTTTCGCCGGATTGGTTGGCGTTCCAAAGAATCACCTTTTCCCTGTCACGAATCAATACGCATTGAAACAGTCTCTCGCCGACAGGATTGGATGAGAAATGGTCAAGGCCGCTCAAATGCATCGTGTACTCAGCGTTCGCCCAATAGTATTGCCGGCCGGTTGGCAGGGAGTCTGCTGCAATAGCGGAAAGCAGATCGATGCCGTCGGTTTCATTCTGATACACCATTCCGGTTGCCGAGGTCACCGCGGTGGGCACGATGTCAGCTAGCGACACCAAGCCATCGTATACGAGGCCGGGTCGATCGGAATTCGCAATCGCATGTGACCAAATGATGAACGGAACCCGGATTCCTCCTTCTAAATCGTCCCATTTGTGTCCCGACAACGGAAAATTTGAACCGTGCTGGGCGCCGTTGTCGCTGGTGATCATCACGAGTGTGTTTTCAGCAAGCCCAAGTTCCTCCAGAGTCGCCATCAACCGGCCAATCCCGCGATCCAGTCCGTGTACCATTGCTGCGTAATGAGCATGTTGAATTTCTGCTGCAGCGTTACGCCCGGCGGTTGCCCGAATCTGATCATCTGTCATGTTTGCAAAGCGATCTGGAAACAGCTTTCTCAGATCAGCCGGGGCTGCCTGCAACGGTTCGTGCGGTGCCGTGTAGGCCAGGTAAAGAAAAAAAGGCGTGTCGGTCTTCTCGCGGATGAACCGGTCTGCATGATCGGTGAAGACGTCCGTCAGGTGTTCGCCACCCTGAGCGGTAAAGGTGAACGGCGTCAAGGAATGGCGTCCTGGGAACGTTTCACCAGCATTCAGGTAGTAACCGCGAGCACCGCCAT from Stieleria varia carries:
- a CDS encoding sulfatase family protein, with the protein product MKIILALVSTCFFYGQVQAADSTVGQPNIIVVMADDLGFGDIGAYRALYPGGDAKPDAFRFTPHLDRLAKQGVRCTRAYACSWCAPSRLMLLSGQWANRAEIYDHPWIGKQLRDAGYRTCLVGKSHGVAPTQRVFHNTDAKTAEFSDGLFFNGGARGYYLNAGETFPGRHSLTPFTFTAQGGEHLTDVFTDHADRFIREKTDTPFFLYLAYTAPHEPLQAAPADLRKLFPDRFANMTDDQIRATAGRNAAAEIQHAHYAAMVHGLDRGIGRLMATLEELGLAENTLVMITSDNGAQHGSNFPLSGHKWDDLEGGIRVPFIIWSHAIANSDRPGLVYDGLVSLADIVPTAVTSATGMVYQNETDGIDLLSAIAADSLPTGRQYYWANAEYTMHLSGLDHFSSNPVGERLFQCVLIRDREKVILWNANQSGETGAVYSTTPDVVGDEKASSKLAESTPVAGNYLDARQAKDLLSEMRELVRSSNGGLLPEWNGTPEKLREAAR